The Rhodocytophaga rosea genome has a segment encoding these proteins:
- a CDS encoding Gfo/Idh/MocA family protein: METFNINRRRFMKSTGAALALSTFGARGLDLIHPAKTLRVALIGTGWYGKSDLFRLIQVAPVEVVALCDVDKNMLNGAAQIVSQRQKSGKTPKLYGDYQKMLAENQLDIVLIGTPDHWHALQMIDAVKAGANVYVQKPISVDVMEGEAMVAAARKYKKVVQVGTQRKSTPHLITAKRDIVDAGLLGNISHVEMCCYIHMRANGNPALQPVPDFLDYERWTGPAPLRPYDGLPHVRWWRTFTEYGNGIMGDMCIHMFDTVRWMLKLGWPKRISSEGGIYVQKEGKSNISDTQSAVFEYDGLNCVWQHRTWGTPTNPDYPWSFTLYGDKGTLWASTMQCDFIPEDKNGKKIHLDVVYEKEKYPEDLTEPTNPKIELNAAPATRLHMLNFLDAIDKESRPIADIEEGHISTASCILANLSMQTGRPVVYDPQKREIVGDRETSKLLERPYRQPYTHPHPGKV; this comes from the coding sequence ATGGAAACCTTTAACATTAATCGTCGCCGTTTTATGAAAAGCACCGGTGCAGCCCTGGCTCTTTCCACATTTGGTGCACGAGGTTTGGATTTGATTCACCCGGCCAAGACCCTCCGTGTCGCGCTTATTGGTACAGGCTGGTACGGCAAAAGTGACTTGTTCCGCCTGATTCAGGTCGCGCCTGTAGAAGTGGTGGCCCTGTGTGATGTGGACAAAAACATGTTGAATGGTGCGGCCCAGATTGTTAGTCAACGCCAGAAATCGGGTAAAACGCCAAAACTCTATGGCGATTATCAAAAAATGCTTGCCGAGAACCAACTGGACATTGTCCTCATTGGCACTCCAGACCACTGGCACGCCCTGCAAATGATCGATGCGGTGAAAGCCGGGGCCAACGTTTACGTTCAAAAACCCATTAGTGTCGATGTGATGGAAGGAGAAGCGATGGTTGCGGCTGCCCGTAAGTATAAGAAAGTAGTACAAGTTGGAACGCAGCGCAAAAGTACACCCCACCTGATTACCGCCAAGCGGGATATTGTTGACGCTGGTCTGCTGGGTAACATATCGCACGTAGAGATGTGCTGCTATATCCACATGCGTGCCAACGGCAACCCGGCCCTTCAGCCCGTCCCTGATTTTCTGGACTATGAGCGGTGGACCGGACCGGCTCCACTGCGTCCCTACGATGGCCTGCCGCACGTGCGCTGGTGGCGGACGTTTACGGAATATGGTAACGGCATCATGGGTGATATGTGCATTCACATGTTCGATACGGTGCGCTGGATGCTTAAACTCGGATGGCCGAAGCGCATTAGTTCAGAGGGGGGTATTTACGTTCAGAAAGAAGGCAAGTCCAATATATCTGATACGCAATCGGCTGTTTTTGAATATGATGGCCTGAACTGTGTCTGGCAGCACCGAACCTGGGGTACGCCCACTAATCCGGACTATCCCTGGTCATTCACTCTCTATGGAGACAAAGGCACCCTCTGGGCCAGTACCATGCAATGTGATTTTATTCCGGAGGACAAAAATGGCAAAAAAATTCATTTAGATGTGGTGTACGAAAAAGAGAAATATCCGGAGGATCTGACTGAGCCGACGAATCCAAAAATTGAGTTGAACGCTGCGCCAGCCACGCGGCTGCACATGCTCAACTTCTTAGACGCCATTGACAAAGAAAGCCGTCCCATTGCCGACATCGAAGAGGGACACATTTCTACGGCCAGTTGCATTCTGGCTAACCTTTCTATGCAGACAGGCCGGCCCGTCGTATATGATCCGCAAAAACGTGAAATTGTAGGTGACCGGGAAACCAGCAAATTGCTAGAACGTCCTTATCGACAGCCATATACGCATCCCCATCCAGGCAAAGTATAA
- a CDS encoding hybrid sensor histidine kinase/response regulator transcription factor, which produces MALTGWAQQSSDRFRFEHITVNDGLAHSDAMCVEQDAEGFIWIGTNEGINRYDGYELKKYSLPINTFSGLSGNRIRDIYTDDQNRLWVGAESAGLSLFDANHDRFINVNQLVHASVNQALIKRLQLADVEVITADLKGRIWVGTRSHGLFMLTFNAANQLTHIEQIGLLNATDVLYGVSALVTDSDGTIWVGTLTHGLWSVSMSQTEALLSLAKAAPLTACSIRALHLDYKGNLWIGADGHILWVSQAERHAHQSFSMHPLSQPVKEVECIYLDSFGHLWVGSNFGLFVWDPQSVPDSSTQLPGLSDNYRRFLPKDFDVQNINSVRVEQIFEDRNQVLWLSTPSGGLNKVNLRDKPFTNLQRMANEHPTLADNSVNAILKDETRNWLWIGTRNGFSRYDFATKTYHNYLSQPLAGYANGVDVSAFCKASDGTLWVSTRFSGLIRLKGNQLHTQTGLAGGLSLQSSRLESMVEDRYKSIWVASFELGLLRFNQQGQLLQRFHMGNSDLPSNQFTFLLYDQEKDLLWASTKNAGVLKLEVRATSLRVQKQFCYKPGDSTSLSVNYAWPLVKDHQGRLWIGTIGGGLNVLTTDAKGEEVVTRLDGQLPLSDIESLLEDETGQLWLAGTGLLRFNPETNQWVPYHVQDGIQSNSFKVGAAWRATDGTLFFGGINGVTYFQPRLIQPNPDAPVVRLTGLRIFNKLVETDKPINGHVILTKGIQQTKAITLLASENDFSLDFVGLNYANTRKHTYAYQLVGYNDSWIMAAPGQRSAGFANLPAGEYTLLVKASNGEGKWSDKPARLQITILPPWYRTWMAYLLYTLVLIGVMLAYRHITLTQQTLKNNLSLEKFKADKEKELTNLKLRFFTNISHELRTPLTLIMGPVEELATAKGPSSGFREKMSLVQHQTRKLLHLVNQLMEFRKVESGHISLRASKDDIVSFVNELFMIFRFKSEELRIDYAFEAPAVPVQMYFDRDKLEIILTNLMANALKYTPQGGKIRLILSMVGSPGEPAVFQDRKLLDNYLQIIVRDWGIGMKPAEVERIFDSYYQASTIETMHIMGTGIGLSLVKQFMEVHFGEVMVQSEPGNGTEFTLRLPFGQAHLSPTNIINKPPVDTPLVQMAEEPVAISQTEGSDKVVANAGSASILVVEDNDELRHYLQQLLSPAYTVFTAGDGEEGWEKTLSIQPNLVISDIMMPRSDGLTLCRKIKQHPKTEHIPVILLTARVAAVHELEGLEMGADEYMTKPFNMKILHAKIAAILHVRHQLKEYYHRQILLEPTNIVIPDSERQLLEKAMSIIEANLQEPEFNVPALVREMGMSQSAFYRQIKAITGQSVVEFIKDVRMKRAAQLLSTGKMRISEVAEQVGMNDLNYFRKTFQSVFNMSPSEYARQHQNLTSVE; this is translated from the coding sequence ATGGCCTTAACCGGCTGGGCACAGCAATCTTCAGATCGGTTCAGGTTTGAGCATATCACGGTAAACGATGGTCTGGCGCATAGCGATGCGATGTGTGTCGAGCAGGATGCTGAGGGCTTTATCTGGATTGGTACAAACGAGGGAATCAATCGTTATGATGGTTATGAATTAAAAAAATATTCCTTACCAATAAACACTTTTAGCGGCTTATCCGGTAACCGGATCCGGGATATATATACCGATGATCAAAATCGCTTATGGGTAGGGGCAGAGAGTGCCGGTTTAAGCCTGTTTGACGCCAATCACGACCGTTTTATCAATGTTAACCAACTGGTACATGCCTCAGTAAATCAAGCTTTGATTAAACGACTTCAACTGGCCGATGTTGAAGTTATCACTGCTGATCTAAAAGGACGTATCTGGGTAGGTACGCGCTCGCATGGGCTTTTTATGCTGACCTTTAACGCCGCCAACCAGCTAACCCATATTGAGCAGATCGGCTTGTTGAATGCCACTGATGTTTTATATGGTGTATCAGCCCTGGTTACCGATTCAGATGGAACGATTTGGGTTGGTACGCTTACCCATGGGTTGTGGTCGGTCAGTATGTCACAAACAGAAGCATTGCTATCTTTGGCTAAGGCAGCCCCGCTTACGGCCTGTTCTATCCGGGCTTTACACCTTGATTACAAAGGTAATCTCTGGATTGGGGCCGACGGGCATATTCTCTGGGTAAGTCAGGCAGAACGTCACGCACACCAGTCCTTTTCAATGCATCCCTTGTCCCAACCTGTTAAGGAGGTCGAATGCATCTATCTCGATTCGTTTGGTCATTTGTGGGTTGGTTCTAATTTCGGTTTGTTTGTATGGGACCCCCAGTCAGTGCCTGATTCCTCCACTCAGCTTCCCGGCTTATCTGATAATTACAGGAGATTTTTGCCAAAAGATTTTGATGTACAAAATATTAACTCTGTACGCGTTGAACAAATTTTTGAAGACCGTAATCAGGTACTCTGGCTATCCACTCCTTCTGGTGGTCTTAATAAAGTAAACCTGCGTGATAAACCATTTACAAATCTGCAGCGAATGGCTAATGAGCATCCGACGCTGGCTGATAATTCGGTTAATGCCATTCTGAAGGACGAAACCCGTAACTGGCTGTGGATTGGTACGCGTAATGGCTTCTCCCGTTACGACTTTGCTACCAAAACGTATCATAATTATCTCAGTCAGCCGCTGGCTGGATATGCGAACGGAGTCGATGTATCAGCGTTCTGCAAAGCCTCAGATGGTACGCTGTGGGTGAGTACGCGGTTCAGCGGCCTGATAAGGTTGAAAGGTAACCAACTTCACACACAAACAGGGCTTGCTGGTGGTTTGTCACTGCAGTCCAGCCGATTGGAAAGTATGGTAGAAGACCGGTATAAGAGTATCTGGGTAGCTTCTTTTGAACTGGGCTTGCTGCGATTTAATCAGCAGGGGCAACTGTTGCAGCGCTTTCACATGGGCAACAGCGACCTGCCCAGCAATCAATTTACGTTCTTATTGTATGACCAAGAAAAAGATCTTCTGTGGGCCTCTACCAAGAATGCAGGCGTGCTAAAGCTAGAGGTAAGGGCTACTTCACTCCGGGTACAAAAACAGTTTTGCTACAAACCCGGCGACAGCACAAGTTTGAGTGTTAACTATGCCTGGCCACTGGTCAAGGATCATCAGGGACGGCTTTGGATAGGCACTATTGGCGGAGGATTAAATGTATTAACTACTGATGCAAAAGGAGAGGAGGTGGTCACTCGTTTGGATGGGCAATTACCCCTTTCCGATATAGAAAGCTTGCTTGAAGACGAAACCGGTCAGCTTTGGCTGGCAGGAACTGGTTTGCTTCGTTTCAACCCGGAAACTAACCAGTGGGTGCCTTATCACGTCCAAGACGGCATCCAAAGCAATTCTTTTAAGGTGGGTGCCGCCTGGAGGGCTACTGATGGTACGCTCTTCTTTGGTGGCATTAACGGAGTTACTTACTTTCAGCCCCGGCTCATTCAACCCAATCCTGATGCCCCTGTTGTTCGCTTAACCGGGCTACGCATCTTCAATAAGCTGGTGGAGACGGATAAACCCATCAACGGGCATGTTATTTTAACAAAAGGCATTCAACAGACAAAGGCCATTACCCTCCTGGCTTCCGAGAATGACTTTTCACTTGATTTTGTGGGACTGAATTATGCCAATACCCGCAAACATACCTATGCCTATCAGCTTGTTGGCTATAATGATAGCTGGATTATGGCTGCTCCCGGGCAGCGGTCAGCCGGTTTTGCCAACCTGCCCGCCGGGGAGTATACGTTGCTGGTGAAAGCAAGCAATGGCGAAGGAAAATGGTCGGATAAACCCGCCAGGCTACAGATTACCATACTGCCTCCCTGGTACCGGACATGGATGGCTTACCTGCTGTATACCCTGGTGCTGATTGGCGTGATGCTAGCCTATCGACATATTACCCTGACCCAGCAAACCTTAAAAAATAACCTTAGCCTTGAAAAATTTAAGGCTGATAAAGAAAAAGAATTGACTAACCTTAAACTTCGTTTCTTTACCAATATCTCGCACGAATTACGTACCCCACTTACCTTGATTATGGGTCCCGTTGAGGAACTTGCTACAGCAAAAGGTCCCTCTTCCGGGTTCAGGGAGAAAATGAGCCTGGTGCAGCACCAGACCCGTAAGCTCTTGCATCTGGTCAATCAACTCATGGAATTCCGGAAGGTAGAATCGGGGCATATATCTCTCCGTGCCAGCAAGGATGACATCGTTTCATTTGTGAACGAATTATTTATGATTTTCAGGTTTAAATCTGAAGAATTACGGATTGATTATGCCTTCGAAGCACCAGCCGTGCCGGTACAAATGTATTTTGACCGGGACAAACTGGAAATTATACTGACCAATCTAATGGCCAACGCATTAAAATATACTCCCCAAGGAGGCAAAATAAGGCTGATCCTCTCAATGGTTGGTTCGCCTGGGGAACCGGCAGTATTTCAGGACAGAAAGCTGCTTGATAATTATCTTCAGATTATCGTGCGTGACTGGGGAATTGGCATGAAACCTGCGGAAGTTGAGCGGATTTTTGATTCCTATTATCAGGCATCAACTATTGAAACTATGCACATCATGGGAACCGGTATTGGCTTGTCGCTGGTGAAACAGTTTATGGAGGTTCACTTCGGGGAAGTAATGGTACAAAGTGAACCCGGGAATGGAACTGAATTCACCCTGCGTCTGCCTTTTGGTCAGGCGCATTTATCACCAACAAATATTATAAACAAACCACCCGTAGATACACCTCTCGTTCAAATGGCTGAAGAGCCGGTTGCCATAAGTCAAACGGAGGGTTCGGATAAAGTGGTAGCTAACGCAGGATCGGCCAGCATTCTGGTGGTTGAGGATAACGACGAATTACGGCATTATTTACAGCAGCTTCTTAGTCCTGCCTATACCGTTTTTACTGCCGGAGATGGGGAAGAAGGATGGGAAAAAACATTGAGTATTCAGCCTAATTTAGTAATTAGTGATATAATGATGCCCCGCAGCGATGGATTGACTTTATGCCGCAAAATAAAGCAGCATCCTAAAACGGAACATATTCCGGTCATCTTGCTGACGGCTCGGGTGGCGGCAGTTCATGAACTGGAAGGGCTGGAAATGGGTGCCGATGAGTACATGACCAAACCCTTTAACATGAAAATTCTGCATGCTAAAATAGCTGCTATTCTTCATGTACGGCATCAGCTTAAAGAGTATTACCATCGCCAGATTTTGTTGGAACCAACCAACATAGTTATTCCTGATTCTGAACGACAACTGTTGGAAAAAGCGATGAGTATCATAGAAGCCAATCTGCAGGAACCGGAATTCAATGTACCGGCGCTGGTTCGGGAAATGGGGATGAGCCAGTCTGCTTTTTACAGGCAGATTAAAGCCATCACCGGACAATCAGTAGTCGAGTTCATCAAGGATGTCCGGATGAAACGGGCAGCCCAGTTACTTTCTACCGGTAAGATGCGCATATCGGAAGTGGCCGAACAGGTAGGGATGAACGACTTAAATTATTTTCGCAAAACCTTTCAAAGTGTGTTTAACATGTCCCCGTCAGAGTATGCCAGGCAACACCAGAATTTGACCAGCGTTGAGTAA
- a CDS encoding alpha/beta hydrolase produces MKHLIVFFLFLTSQATAQVPKLYNHIANDVHIIHSRVLNQDRQVYIHVPKLDSLDINKPLPVLYLLDGENHFHILSAYIEYLRHWQVIPPMIVVGIVSMDRIKDLTPTNSLINFDGKVDARYKTSGGNEPFFNFIQQELMPYIETTYKTSPFKIFAGHSFGGLTTIHCMLLRSHMFDAYIAISPSLWFGNKYVLRLAERKLPTLSMRDKKVFYSVGNEEGTFGDDLSKFDKLFKDAGLKTVEHKFKHYPLEDHMSEPIPAYYDALRFVYKDWKPDTTK; encoded by the coding sequence ATGAAGCATTTGATAGTATTCTTTCTATTTCTCACTTCACAGGCAACCGCCCAAGTGCCAAAGTTATATAATCATATCGCCAACGATGTACATATAATACATTCCCGGGTGCTCAATCAAGACCGCCAGGTATACATTCATGTACCAAAACTCGATTCTTTGGATATAAACAAGCCCTTGCCCGTGTTATATCTCTTAGATGGGGAAAATCATTTTCACATCCTTTCTGCCTATATAGAATATTTAAGGCATTGGCAGGTTATTCCTCCCATGATAGTAGTAGGCATTGTTAGTATGGACCGGATAAAAGACCTCACGCCTACCAATAGCTTAATCAACTTTGATGGTAAAGTTGATGCTAGATATAAGACATCAGGGGGTAATGAGCCGTTTTTTAACTTTATTCAACAGGAATTGATGCCTTACATAGAGACTACTTATAAAACCTCTCCTTTTAAGATATTTGCCGGACATTCCTTTGGTGGTCTTACCACCATTCATTGCATGCTTTTGCGTTCCCATATGTTTGATGCCTATATTGCCATAAGCCCTTCCCTATGGTTTGGCAATAAATATGTTTTACGATTAGCAGAACGAAAACTACCAACTCTATCCATGAGGGATAAAAAAGTTTTTTACAGCGTAGGCAATGAAGAGGGTACTTTTGGAGATGACTTGTCCAAATTTGATAAACTGTTTAAAGATGCTGGTTTGAAAACAGTTGAACACAAATTTAAACATTATCCTTTGGAGGACCACATGAGCGAACCAATTCCTGCCTATTATGATGCACTACGATTTGTTTACAAGGATTGGAAACCCGATACAACCAAGTGA
- a CDS encoding DoxX family membrane protein, with the protein MTTISIIQPLQLKGKITFILCLLSGLLFLNAGLNKFFNYMPVPEDLPQEMIKMSTAMMQIGWLLPLVAVAEILGGILLIIPKYRALGAIILLPVILGILLTHLTVAPQGLPMAFILLIIILWVIIDNRAKYLQLIN; encoded by the coding sequence ATGACAACGATCAGTATTATTCAACCGCTGCAACTGAAAGGGAAAATTACCTTTATTCTTTGCTTACTATCCGGACTGCTGTTCCTAAATGCAGGACTCAACAAGTTCTTTAACTATATGCCAGTGCCTGAGGACTTACCGCAAGAAATGATAAAAATGAGCACAGCCATGATGCAGATAGGCTGGTTACTGCCACTAGTTGCTGTGGCTGAAATTCTTGGAGGAATACTGCTGATCATACCAAAATATAGAGCACTTGGAGCAATTATCCTCCTACCGGTAATACTGGGAATCCTGTTGACACACCTCACAGTCGCACCTCAAGGGCTACCTATGGCTTTTATTCTGTTAATCATTATCCTATGGGTTATTATTGACAACAGAGCAAAATATCTTCAACTGATTAATTAA
- a CDS encoding SRPBCC family protein, producing MKLTFIINKPAHIIFDYLTDMQKFVSVHPVITKINPIEKSTYLIYETLKVGFIPISFTYPVTVESNRAEKTITIRATVMRMTKIEMNFIIKEDKAFSIVEETIHFQSPLPLQSIMESIFKKQHRLLFNNIELLQ from the coding sequence ATGAAACTTACCTTTATCATAAATAAGCCTGCTCATATCATTTTTGACTACTTAACCGATATGCAAAAATTTGTTTCTGTCCATCCTGTTATTACTAAGATTAACCCCATTGAAAAGAGCACCTATTTAATTTATGAAACTTTAAAAGTTGGTTTTATACCTATTTCCTTTACCTATCCTGTCACGGTTGAAAGCAACCGGGCGGAGAAAACTATAACCATTCGTGCAACCGTTATGAGGATGACCAAAATTGAAATGAACTTTATTATAAAAGAGGATAAAGCCTTTTCTATTGTTGAAGAGACCATTCACTTTCAATCACCTTTGCCCCTTCAATCGATTATGGAAAGTATTTTCAAAAAGCAGCATAGACTCTTATTTAACAATATTGAACTACTCCAATAA